ACCGAGTTTTTTTGCCTCATCAAGCGCGACTTTCATCGCAGCTCCCGAGCTCATTCCTACAAAAATGCCTTCTTCGCTTGCAAGCTTGCGCGCGGTTTCAAAACCTGCTTCTGCGCCAGCTTTATCAAGCTCGATGACTTCGTCAAACCACTCGCGCCTGAAAAGTTGCGTAGGATTCATCTCTTTCGGGTTTCGGAGGCCTTGGATAGGAACGCCAAGCATTGGCATAACGCCGACTGTGCGTATATTTTGGTTGTATTCTTTCAGGCGCATTGCAACGCCGACGCCGGTTCCGGCAGTTCCTACGCTTGCGACAAACGTGTCGATTTTTCCTTCAGTGTCTTCGAGAATCTCGCGCCCGGTTGTCTGATAATGCGCAAGTATGTTTGACGGATCGCTGAATTGGTCAAGGGCTACGTATTTGTCCGGGGTTTCTACCAGAAGCTTCTTTTTCAGCTCTACTGCGCCGCCAGTTCCCTGTGCTGCGGGCGAAAGTATGAGTTCTGCGCCATATGCTTTGATGATTTTTCTGCGTTCGATAGATACTGATTCAGGCATAGTGAGCGCCAGTTTATGGCCCTTTACTGCAGCAATCATTGCAAGCGCTATACCTGTATTTCCGGATGTTGCTTCAAGAATTATTTTGCTTTTGTCCAGTTTTCCGGCTGCTTCGGCGTTTTCTATGATGTATAGCGCCATCCTGTCTTTTACAGAGCCTCCGGGGTTCTGGCCTTCGAGCTTTGCGTAGACGGTTGCACCATTCTTTGGCGCAAGCTTGTTGATTCTAACAAGCGGCGTTTTTCCGATTAATTCCAAAATATTGTTTAACGTTTGCATTTTATCGCCTTAGTCAAATAGTATTTTTTTATATCATTACTCTTCAAAAGAAACAAATAGCTTTGTTTCGCATTCAAATTTTGAGAGGATGTTATTGATAAATTCGATTTCGGTTTCATACTGAAATTTAGGCATTATAATTTCTATTGCTTTTTTGGCGCCGCCGCAACCCGAACCTATGTAGTGTTCAATTCCTCTGAAATGTGTGATTTCATCATAAATTGTGTAATATGTTCCGCAAAAGTTTAAAACGTATTTGTCTTTTAACGGTCCGAAGCTTAATATAAAATACTTATCGTCTGCACGTATTTCACCAATTTGTATATTTTCCATTTTTATCCATCCAAATTTATTTTTAAAATATCCAGATTTATTGTCGGCATAATTATTGATATGTGCACAAGCCCGGTTTCTGTCTGAATCATATGCTTTGTTGTCTTTTTAGGAAACAGCCCGCCTGAATTGACTTTTTCCACCACATCTTTTTTTGTCAGCTTCGCGCCATTCCATGAATCAATAATAATTCGGTCGTCAAAGTAATTTACATAAAAAACAGGCACTTTTTCTATTTTCAGGGATTTTAAAGTATTGTATCGGTGATGCCCGTCAAGAATTATTTTTGTCGCGCG
This is a stretch of genomic DNA from Nanoarchaeota archaeon. It encodes these proteins:
- a CDS encoding ParB N-terminal domain-containing protein, which produces MRLKQVRESILSEGLKHPIVVDRATKIILDGHHRYNTLKSLKIEKVPVFYVNYFDDRIIIDSWNGAKLTKKDVVEKVNSGGLFPKKTTKHMIQTETGLVHISIIMPTINLDILKINLDG
- a CDS encoding PLP-dependent cysteine synthase family protein — encoded protein: MQTLNNILELIGKTPLVRINKLAPKNGATVYAKLEGQNPGGSVKDRMALYIIENAEAAGKLDKSKIILEATSGNTGIALAMIAAVKGHKLALTMPESVSIERRKIIKAYGAELILSPAAQGTGGAVELKKKLLVETPDKYVALDQFSDPSNILAHYQTTGREILEDTEGKIDTFVASVGTAGTGVGVAMRLKEYNQNIRTVGVMPMLGVPIQGLRNPKEMNPTQLFRREWFDEVIELDKAGAEAGFETARKLASEEGIFVGMSSGAAMKVALDEAKKLGKGKTVVVIIPDRGDKYLSTDLFTCKELFNCDEKCDDKKECK